One stretch of Solenopsis invicta isolate M01_SB chromosome 16, UNIL_Sinv_3.0, whole genome shotgun sequence DNA includes these proteins:
- the LOC105193871 gene encoding SWI/SNF complex subunit SMARCC2: MLSLGPKKDGGPNAKFFEAPEILTQLDGVKQWLLKNCKKYVQTDPPTNKSLATLLVQLLQFQEDNLGKNVSKPPMTRLPMKCFLDFKPGGGVCHILATAYRFKQEQGWRRFDFPGGKSGSRMDRTVDMLVAAERALIQNRCMTVPSIYVRPDVDKNTAAKVKDVVRKHQGTVVENEADATHIIYPPVDPLEEEYARPCMRRERSVLIHWYYFPDSYDSWLTVDLPWDYPEGTYTNTNSRSMYKVSATWALDLDQYNEWMNEEDYEIDDNGQKRVHKYRLSVEDLMAQPSHPPPSKKPKRKRSPSPPPKLGKRKSTRAPSGIQSASSASSATAPKKSRGGEEEEDLTQGMDDPPAEPRIVEVVATPTNPPITGQGNATTGNSTLASTGSKKQDSELQPLKSGNLTDLDEQMEGDKGSSQGGQDREERDTSKERGEGGKGDEPEDNVTEQTHHIVVPSYSAWFDYNSIHTIEKRALSEFFNGKNKSKTPEIYLAYRNFMIDTYRLNPTEYITSTACRRNLAGDVCAIMRVHAFLEQWGLINYQVDAESRPTPMGPPPTSHFHVLSDTPSGLAPVNPNPPKTPQPSAAKMLLDLEKKPVSVTGTLGTEEKASAGAMANFGLKIDQYSRKPAVLKNKQAAGATRDWTEQETLLLLEGLELHKDDWNKVCEHVGSRTQDECILHFLRLPIEDPYLEEGGPEGLGPLAYQPVPFSKAGNPVMSTVAFLASVVDPRVAASAAKAAMEEFAAIKDQVPAALMDQHLRNVQASANSDGKFDPAAGLAQSGIAGTGPPEPPDDTTASTAPTTPSVPAGAASSPHSAAPTPEAKKEEQDKPKDAMEVEPSQVEVTKKEDESKESEEDTKSITDPEAAEAKEKKDKVVRDAQLQSAAAAALAAAAVKAKHLAAVEERKIKSLVALLVETQMKKLEIKLRHFEELETTMEREREGLEYQRQQLITERQQFHLEQLKAAEFRARQQAHQRLAQEQQQQQQQQQQTQQHPPWQPPGAQQQQQQPPSPQAQQQQQQPPPHTPPQQT, encoded by the exons ATGCTGTCGCTAGGCCCAAAAAAGGACGGCGGACCCAACGCCAAGTTCTTCGAGGCACCAGAAATTCTCACTCAGCTTGATGGCGTCAAGCAGTGGCTGCTCAAGAACTGCAAGAAG TATGTACAAACAGATCCGCCCACTAACAAGAGCTTAGCTACGTTGTTGGTACAACTTCTACAGTTTCAGGAAGACAATCTTGGGAAAAATGTATCAAAGCCACCTATGACTAGGCTTCca atgAAATGCTTCCTGGATTTTAAGCCGGGTGGTGGTGTGTGTCACATATTGGCTACTGCTTATCGTTTTAAGCAGGAGCAAGGATGGCGGCGCTTTGATTTTCCTGGTggaaaa TCTGGATCTCGTATGGATCGTACAGTTGACATGCTGGTGGCAGCAGAACGTGCTTTAATACAGAATAGATGTATGACTGTACCAAGTATTTATGTAAGACCAGACGTCGACAAGAACACGGCTGCAAAAGTAAAAGATGTAGTTAGAAAGCACCAGGGGACTGTTGTAGAAAACGAGGCGGATGCTACGCATATTATCTATCCTCCAGTAGATCCATTAGAAGAGGAATATGCACGACCCTGCATGAGACGTGAGCGATCGGTTCTAATTCATTGGTACTACTTTCCAGACAGTTATGATTCCTGGTTGACAGTGGATCTTCCATGGGACTATCCCGAAGGAACTTACACAAACACAAATTCAAG ATCAATGTATAAAGTATCGGCTACATGGGCGTTAGACTTGGATCAATATAATGAGTGGATGAATGAGGAAGATTATGAGATAGATGATAATGGACAGAAGAGAGTACACAAATATAGGCTGTCAGTGGAAGATTTGATGGCACAGCCGTCTCATCCACCACCTTCGAAGAAACCTAAGAGGAAACGATCGCCCAGCCCACCTCCAAAACTCGGCAAACGCAAAAG TACCAGAGCACCATCAGGTATCCAAAGCGCTTCTTCCGCGTCATCAGCAACGGCACCGAAGAAATCACGTGGCGGTGAGGAAGAAGAAGATCTGACTCAGGGAATGGATGATCCACCTGCTGAACCCCGTATCGTCGAGGTGGTCGCTACGCCCACGAATCCACCGATTACAGGTCAGGGTAATGCAACAACGGGTAACTCCACGTTGGCGTCTACTGGTAGTAAAAAACAAGACAGCGAGCTCCAACCTCTCAAATCTGGCAACTTGACCGATCTTGATGAACAAATGGAAg GAGACAAAGGAAGTTCTCAAGGGGGCCAAGATAGAGAAGAGAGAGATACTAGTAAAGAAAGGGGTGAAGGTGGCAAAGGAGATGAACCGGAAGATAATGTGACGGAACAAACGCATCACATCGTTGTTCCTAGCTACTCCGCCTGGTTTGATTACAACTCGATTCACACCATAGAGAAACGAGCTTTATCGGAATTCTTCAATGGTAAAAATAAGTCCAAGACTCCAGAAATTTATCTTGCGTATCGGAATTTTATGATTGACACCTATCGATTAAATCCAACGGAATACATTACATCGACTGCCTGCAG gcGGAATTTAGCCGGAGATGTATGCGCGATTATGCGCGTGCACGCGTTTTTAGAACAATGGGGACTCATTAATTATCAGGTAGATGCAGAATCCAGACCAACACCAATGGGACCTCCACCAACATCACATTTCCATGTTTTGTCGGATACACCATCCGGTTTGGCGCCGGTCAATCCAAATCCGCCAAAAACACCGCAGCCATCTGCTGCGAAGATGTTACTCGATTTGGAGAAAAAACCAGTGAGCGTGACAGGCACTCTGGGAACAGAGGAGAAAGCTTCGGCGGGCGCAATGGCAAACTTCGGTCTAAAAATTGACCAGTATTCGAGGAAACCGGCAGTCCTAAAAAACAAACAAGCAGCAGGTGCTACGCGCGATTGGACAGAACAGGAGACACTTTTACTATTAGAAGGATTGGAATTACATAAGGACGACTGGAACAAAGTATGCGAACATGTGGGGTCGAGAACGCAAGACGAGTGTATCTTGCACTTCTTACGTTTACCTATAGAAGATCCATATTTGGAAGAAGGCGGACCCGAAGGGTTGGGTCCATTGGCTTACCAACCGGTACCATTTTCGAAAGCTGGTAATCCTGTTATGAGTACGGTCGCCTTTCTTGCATCAGTCGTGGATCCTAGAGTAGCCGCGAGCGCGGCAAAGGCAGCTATGGAAGAATTTGCTGCGATAAAGGATCAAGTACCAGCTGCCTTAATGGATCAGCATTTAAGAAACGTTCAAGCTAGCGCTAATTCAGACg GTAAATTTGATCCAGCGGCAGGATTGGCACAATCAGGTATCGCTGGCACAGGACCGCCCGAACCACCTGATGATACAACGGCTTCTACCGCGCCAACGACTCCGTCTGTACCGGCGGGTGCGGCTAGCTCTCCTCATTCTGCAGCGCCCACTCCCGAAGCGAAAAAAGAAGAGCAAGATAAACCTAAAGATGCTATGGAAGTTGAACCATCTCAAGTAGAAGTCACGAAAAAGGAGGACGAATCGAAAGAAAGCGAAGAAGACACAAAATCCATCACTGATCCAGAGGCTGCTGaagcaaaagaaaagaaagacaaa gTTGTAAGGGATGCTCAGCTTCAATCTGCGGCGGCTGCAGCGTTAGCGGCTGCAGCTGTTAAAGCTAAACATTTAGCAGCTGTAGAGGAACGTAAAATCAAGTCATTGGTTGCGTTACTAGTTGAGACACAGATGAAAAAACTGGAGATCAAGCTGCGCCACTTTGAAGAATTGGAAACAACGATGGAGCGCGAACGCGAGGGTCTTGAATATCAGCGACAACAGCTCATTACTGAGCGGCAACAGTTCCATCTTGAGCAGTTGAAAGCGGCTGAATTCAGGGCAAGACAGCAGGCCCACCAGCGACTAGCTCAAgaacaacagcaacagcagcagcagcagcagcagactCAGCAACATCCACCCTGGCAACCACCCGGTgcacaacaacaacagcagcaaccGCCAAGTCCGCAGGCtcaacaacagcaacaacaaccGCCACCGCACACACCGCCACAACAAACATAA
- the LOC105193814 gene encoding uncharacterized protein LOC105193814, which translates to MDSSGDGSNKLTLDDIRELIIEDEPNVEIDSLEEELGSGRGDNYTSMLYRVQAKGRKLLKNEEYINYECAIIYKILPESKKRREAFKSELLFRNEVVFYKHVWPALNRLQLNGRRVFSGVPKIYAARADLIAMEDLRQRGFKMADRRKGLTVENLEHVLKALAGFHALSLTLKESRPEEFANLTNPEHDQGIQETLFRRDNKDWYRQYYRVAVNNAIMMVSETLPSNMDYRRQEVMTKLQAFLNEDVFFRTMSELVSTQGLLSVFCHGDCWTNNFLFQDVPSSDIEAVYLVDFQLTRVGSLALDLANLLYCCTSGVVRRAYMTQLLQHYHSHLMSSLRVLNPEQPPKDPSIMWELLKEEMRRCGRFGLGLALDILPISTCASDEAPNLYETSSTETSEEKHNTTVAPPPGGAECARLMTDLVLELIDNEAL; encoded by the exons ATGGATAGTAGCGGTGATGGTAGCAATAAACTCACGCTCGACGATATCCGTGAATTAATTATTGAGGATGAGCCCAACGTGGAGATTGATAGTCTAGAAGAAGAACTAGGATCGGGAAGAGGTGATAACTATACTTCGATGCTGTATCGAGTCCAAGCAAAGGGGCGCAAACTGTTAAAAAACGAGGAATATATTAATTACGAATGTGCCATCATTTACAAAATACTGCCGGAATCCAAGAAACGTCGTGAGGCGTTTAAGAGCGAGTTATTATTCAGGAATGAAGTTGTGTTTTATAAGCATGTGTGGCCCGCACTGAACAGGCTGCAGTTAAACGGCAGAAGAGTGTTCAGCGGGGTACCCAAGATATACGCCGCTAGAGCCGATCTTATTGCCATGGAAGATCTAAGACAGAGAGGCTTTAAGATGGCAGACAGACGGAAAGGATTAACAGTGGAAAATTTAGAGCATGTGTTGAAGGCTCTAGCGGGCTTTCACGCTCTTAGCTTGACGTTAAAAGAATCCAG GCCAGAAGAGTTCGCGAATTTAACGAATCCGGAACATGATCAAGGTATACAAGAAACGTTATTTCGACGGGATAATAAAGATTGGTACCGTCAGTATTATCGCGTGGCCGTGAATAATGCCATCATGATGGTGTCCGAAACGCTTCCTTCGAACATGGACTACAGGAGACAGGAAGTAATGACGAAGCTGCAAGCTTTCCTAAACGAGGACGTATTTTTCCGCACTATGAGCGAACTTGTTTCCACGCAAGGACTTCTCTCTGTATTTTGTCATGGTGATTGTTGGACCAACAATTTCCTCTTTCAGGATGTACCAAGCTCAGATATAGAG GCCGTTTATCTAGTCGATTTTCAACTGACGCGGGTCGGTTCACTCGCTCTTGATCTTGCGAACTTGCTGTATTGTTGCACGAGTGGTGTTGTTAGGCGGGCTTACATGACACAGCTTCTCCAACACTATCATTCCCATCTGATGTCCTCCTTGCGCGTCCTCAACCCGGAACAGCCGCCGAAAGATCCATCTATTATGTGGGAATT ATTAAAAGAAGAGATGCGGAGATGCGGACGATTCGGATTGGGATTAGCATTGGACATTTTACCGATTAGCACGTGCGCCAGTGACGAAGCACCGAATCTGTACGAAACGAGTAGCACGGAAACCAGTGAGGAGAAACATAATACTACAGTAGCACCGCCACCCGGAGGTGCCGAATGTGCCCGACTCATGACTGACTTAGTATTGGAATTGATAGACAACGAAGCTTTGTAG